One segment of Salvelinus alpinus chromosome 1, SLU_Salpinus.1, whole genome shotgun sequence DNA contains the following:
- the LOC139574731 gene encoding ladderlectin-like, with amino-acid sequence MEKLAVLLLLSAAIALGDANLIQLLGLEPLLKTKVEQTPPAEAHVAAVQEGIKESSCPSDWHTYGSHCFKFVSIQQSFVDSEQNCLALGGNLASVHSLLEYQFMQALTNDTNGHLHSTWLGGFDAIKEGTWMWSDGSRFDYTNWDTDEPNNAGEGEDCLHMNAASAKLWYDVPCEWKFAYLCSRRM; translated from the coding sequence ATGGAGAAGTTGGCCGTCCTTCTGCTTCTGAGTGCTGCCATTGCACTGGGCGACGCAAACCTGATCCAGCTCCTTGGTTTAGAACCCTTACTGAAGACTAAGGTGGAACAGACTCCTCCTGCCGAGGCTCACGTGGCAGCAGTGCAGGAGGGGATAAAGGAAAGTTCATGTCCCTCAGACTGGCACACATATGGATCACACTGTTTCAAGTTTGTCAGCATTCAGCAATCATTCGTAGATTCGGAGCAAAACTGTTTGGCACTTGGTGGAAACCTAGCATCCGTGCATAGCCTTTTAGAGTACCAGTTTATGCAAGCACTGACAAATGATACCAATGGCCACCTACATAGCACCTGGCTTGGAGGTTTTGATGCAATCAAGGAGGGCACATGGATGTGGTCAGATGGGTCCAGATTTGATTACACTAACTGGGACACCGATGAGCCCAATAacgctggagaaggagaggactgTCTGCATATGAACGCTGCAAGTGCGAAGCTCTGGTATGACGTGCCCTGTGAGTGGAAGTTTGCATATCTCTGTTCCAGAAGAATGTAG